A stretch of Brassica napus cultivar Da-Ae chromosome C6, Da-Ae, whole genome shotgun sequence DNA encodes these proteins:
- the LOC106393626 gene encoding F-box/FBD/LRR-repeat protein At1g78750-like, protein MMNPTVYTCSSLVSLRLVGMSLPSPERVSLPFLKDIVLIVVEYTNRWALEKLISQCPVLENVSIDRIYGDGMPILRVRSQSLLSFLHYWDTNDDYEEDSIVEIDAPMLKYLRISDGGTTSFIIKNQHSLVEADIETVFNLTNERRLQVANEIQKRDMVRDFLVGISKVKDLTITSSTLKVIYDYARYVQLPVFRNLYTLCVRFDSYMWEMLPVFLEVCPNLKTLVVGTSENYLRVDLTVIARPWNLLSSLEHVDVERPLKGEALEMSLVGYLLENSPNLKKLSLSLHDSLKKGESVHKLTLSLDDAPKKGESDIFIELLNFPRFSRSCQIIVR, encoded by the exons ATGATGAATCCAACAGTTTACACTTGTAGTAGCTTGGTGTCCCTAAGGCTCGTGGGAATGAGCTTACCTAGTCCCGAGCGTGTTTCATTACCTTTTCTCAAAGATATTGTTTTAATCGTCGTTGAGTATACCAACCGATGGGCATTAGAGAAGTTAATCTCACAATGCCCAGTTCTTGAAAACGTTAGTATTGATAGAATTTACGGTGATGGAATGCCCATTTTACGTGTGCGTTCCCAGTCTCTATTGAGCTTCTTGCATTATTGGGATACGAATGATGATTATGAGGAAGATAGTATAGTTGAAATTGATGCTCCCATGCTTAAGTATCTGAGGATCAGTGATGGTGGAACTACGAGTTTCATTATAAAGAACCAGCATTCCCTTGTAGAAGCTGATATAGAGACTGTGTTTAATTTGACAAATGAAAGGAGGCTACAGGTTGCAAATGAAATACAAAAGAGAGATATGGTTCGTGATTTTCTCGTTGGGATCTCTAAGGTGAAAGATCTGACCATCACCTCCTCTACTCTCAAG GTCATATATGATTACGCAAGATATGTACAACTACCGGTATTTCGTAACCTATATACCTTGTGTgtcaggttcgacagctacatGTGGGAGATGTTGCCAGTCTTTCTTGAAGTCTGTCCGAATCTAAAAACTCTTGTCGTG GGAACTAGTGAAAATTACCTCAGGGTGGACCTTACTGTTATTGCCAGACCTTGGAATCTGTTATCATCTCTAGAGCATGTTGACGTAGAAAGGCCATTGAAAGGGGAGGCGTTGGAGATGTCACTAGTGGGTTACTTACTGGAGAACTCACCAAACCTCAAGAAACTATCATTAAGTTTGCATGATTCCCTAAAGAAAGGAGAATCTGTCCACAAGCTAACATTAAGCTTGGATGATGCCCCAAAGAAAGGAGAATCTGACATCTTCATAGAACTCCTTAACTTTCCGAGATTCTCTAGGTCATGCCAAATTATTGTACGATGA